In the genome of Rhinolophus ferrumequinum isolate MPI-CBG mRhiFer1 chromosome 24, mRhiFer1_v1.p, whole genome shotgun sequence, one region contains:
- the LOC117016685 gene encoding deubiquitinase OTUD6B-like produces MKPKEDRGNSLPCLSRIMEAVLVEGLDEEEKLVRRHRKEKKELQAKIQGMKNAVPKNDKKRRKQLADDVAKLEAEMEKKQREELEQWKLTSKPSKIESVAVNISNLVLENQLPRISKAQKRRDIKAALEKEQKERIAEAEIENLSGARHVESEKLAEILAARQLEMKQIPSDGHCMCRAIEDQLKEQECPLTVAALRSQTAEYMQSQVEEFLPFLTNPNTGDMYTPEEFRKYCDDIINTAAWGGQLELRALSHILQTPIEIIQADSPPIVVGEEYPPKPLILVYMRHAYDL; encoded by the exons ATGAAGCCAAAAGAAGACCGAGGGAACTCACTGCCATGTCTTTCAAG GATTATGGAGGCAGTGTTGGTAGAGGGGCTGGATGAGGAGGAGAAGCTGGTGAGAAGGCATcgcaaagagaaaaaggagttgCAAGCCAAAATTCAAGGTATGAAGAATGCTGTTCCCAAGAATGACAAAAAGAGGAGGAAGCAACTCGCTGATGATGTTGCTAAGTTggaagcagaaatggaaaagaaacagagagaggaactGGAACAATGGAAGCTGACTTCTAAGCCTAGTAAAATAGAGTCTGTTGCTGTTAACATTTCAAACTTGGTTCTTGAGAATCAGCTGCCTCGGATATCAAAAGCACAAAAGAGACGGGACATAAAAGCTGCATTAgaaaaggagcagaaagaaaggaTAGCTGAAGCTGAAATTGAGAACCTATCTGGAGCTAGGCATGTAGAAAGTGAAAAACTTGCTGAAATATTGGCAGCTAGACAGTTGGAAATGAAACAGATTCCATCTGATGGCCACTGTATGTGTAGAGCCATTGAAGATCAACTGAAAGAACAGGAATGCCCTCTGACTGTGGCTGCCTTAAGAAGTCAGACTGCTGAATATATGCAAAGCCAGGTGGAAGAATTTCTGCCATTTTTAACAAACCCTAATACAGGAGATATGTATACTCCAGAAGAGTTTAGAAAGTACTGTGATGATATTATAAACACAGCTGCATGGGGAGGTCAGCTTGAGCTAAGAGCCCTGTCTCATATTTTACAAACACCGATAGAGATAATACAGGCAGATTCTCCTCCTATTGTAGTTGGCGAAGAATATCCCCCAAAACCATTAATACTTGTATATATGAGACATGCATATGATTTATGA